The proteins below come from a single Roseiflexus sp. RS-1 genomic window:
- a CDS encoding DICT sensory domain-containing protein produces MQPLALSDRPRSDALDRFSFASFVEEQRKTLHSRSMMLALSFLIEDYAAQSPGTHLIAAFQRFSNYRRQIRRYRNIAPRLAQAFVLGFPDETPPELPNVTPVALEAEWPLVHEWIVIAWGPTCAAALVAYDEEQCAPHRVSRRFQAIWTTSVAQIEPMVTAFYRTVGQPAPVFTRDLPAMQRTTVAMQKDLTARLRAIR; encoded by the coding sequence ATGCAACCTCTCGCTCTATCAGATCGGCCACGCTCCGACGCCCTTGACCGCTTCAGTTTCGCATCGTTCGTCGAGGAACAGCGGAAGACGCTCCACAGCCGCAGCATGATGCTGGCGTTGAGTTTCCTGATCGAAGATTACGCCGCTCAATCCCCAGGGACGCACCTGATCGCGGCATTCCAGCGTTTCTCGAACTATCGCCGCCAGATCCGACGCTACCGGAACATAGCGCCGCGCCTGGCGCAGGCGTTTGTGCTGGGCTTCCCGGATGAAACACCTCCTGAATTGCCCAATGTCACCCCGGTTGCGCTGGAAGCAGAGTGGCCCCTGGTGCACGAGTGGATCGTGATCGCCTGGGGACCGACATGCGCCGCCGCGCTGGTGGCATACGATGAGGAACAGTGTGCGCCGCATCGCGTCTCACGCCGGTTCCAGGCAATCTGGACAACCAGCGTCGCGCAGATCGAACCGATGGTGACGGCATTCTACCGCACGGTCGGGCAACCGGCGCCGGTCTTCACACGCGACCTGCCCGCTATGCAGCGCACGACCGTGGCGATGCAGAAAGACCTGACCGCGCGGTTGCGCGCGATCAGGTGA
- the dcd gene encoding dCTP deaminase, whose amino-acid sequence MTIKSDRWIQAMARERGMIEPFVAEQVRGGIISYGLSSYGYDMRVADEFKVFTNVFNTLVDPKHFDPRSFVDVRGDYCDIPPNSFALARSVEYFRIPRNVLCIVLGKSTIARCGIIVNVTPLEPEWCGYVTIEISNTTPLPARIYANEGIAQVLFLESDEPPLVSYADKAGKYQNQTGVVPPRL is encoded by the coding sequence GTGACGATTAAATCCGACCGCTGGATACAGGCGATGGCGCGTGAGCGCGGCATGATCGAACCATTTGTTGCCGAACAGGTGCGCGGCGGCATCATTTCATATGGGCTGTCCTCCTATGGCTATGATATGCGCGTCGCCGATGAGTTCAAAGTGTTCACCAATGTCTTCAACACGCTGGTAGACCCGAAGCATTTCGATCCGCGTTCATTCGTCGATGTGCGCGGTGATTATTGCGATATTCCGCCCAATTCGTTCGCTCTGGCGCGTTCGGTCGAATATTTTCGCATTCCGCGCAATGTGCTCTGCATCGTGCTCGGAAAGAGCACCATCGCCCGCTGCGGCATTATTGTGAATGTGACGCCGCTGGAGCCGGAGTGGTGCGGGTATGTGACCATCGAGATCTCGAACACAACGCCGTTGCCGGCGCGGATCTACGCCAATGAGGGGATCGCTCAGGTGCTGTTTCTAGAGAGCGACGAGCCGCCGCTCGTGTCGTATGCCGACAAAGCGGGCAAATACCAGAACCAGACGGGGGTTGTGCCGCCGCGGTTGTAG
- a CDS encoding NUDIX hydrolase → MNNHPDAAGCVVYRYDEHGQLLILLIHDQYGKWTLPKGHLEAGESAEAAAVREVREETGMGGKSGAFVGTITYPVQKKGASYLKRVDFFLLHADGSDAVPEAAEGITAVGWFPPHEAEERVGYEQIRHIIARAVALIPSQSSSCS, encoded by the coding sequence ATGAACAATCATCCCGACGCGGCAGGGTGCGTCGTCTATCGCTACGATGAGCACGGTCAACTGCTCATTCTGCTGATCCACGACCAGTATGGCAAATGGACGTTGCCCAAGGGTCACCTGGAAGCAGGCGAGAGCGCCGAAGCAGCGGCAGTGCGCGAGGTGCGCGAAGAGACCGGAATGGGTGGCAAGTCAGGCGCATTTGTCGGTACGATCACCTACCCGGTGCAGAAGAAGGGGGCGTCGTACCTGAAGCGCGTCGATTTCTTTCTCCTGCACGCCGATGGCAGCGACGCCGTCCCCGAAGCCGCCGAGGGGATCACAGCCGTGGGATGGTTTCCGCCCCACGAGGCGGAAGAGCGCGTCGGTTATGAGCAAATCCGTCACATCATCGCGCGCGCCGTTGCATTGATCCCATCGCAGTCATCATCCTGCTCATAA
- a CDS encoding cytochrome c biogenesis CcdA family protein, with amino-acid sequence MSVHNTNPATTSSEARFPWRALLIGLGIALALAAIALLSQGSSNPVAPRGASMLILAPAAFLAGVFSFLSPCTLPILPAYFAFTFQAQRERIVMMTVAFFLGLATTMVLLGATATALSQLLFRNLETLTFIGGVIIIIFGVLSMLGKGFSGVQILSRPSASIAGSYLYGATFALGWTACVGPILGALLTLLATQGIAILQGAVLSFIYALGLGSPLIIVATFFSRLGTGSPVWKALRGRGFTLSIGGYTLHLHTTSLISGALLVLMGLLLATGQLTALSEWTQRTPLAQWALSLEQWVQRIFFGQ; translated from the coding sequence ATGTCTGTTCACAACACAAACCCGGCAACCACATCTTCAGAAGCGCGTTTCCCGTGGCGCGCATTGTTGATCGGTCTCGGCATTGCGCTGGCGCTGGCAGCGATTGCGCTGTTGAGCCAGGGGAGCAGCAACCCGGTTGCGCCGCGTGGCGCCAGCATGCTCATTCTGGCGCCGGCTGCATTCCTGGCGGGCGTGTTCAGTTTTCTTTCGCCCTGCACGCTGCCGATACTGCCCGCCTATTTCGCGTTCACGTTTCAGGCGCAACGCGAGCGCATTGTGATGATGACCGTCGCCTTCTTTCTGGGGCTGGCGACGACAATGGTGCTGCTGGGCGCGACGGCGACGGCGCTCAGTCAGTTGCTGTTTCGCAACCTGGAGACATTGACCTTCATCGGCGGGGTGATCATCATCATCTTCGGAGTCCTCAGCATGCTGGGCAAAGGGTTCAGCGGCGTTCAGATCCTGTCGCGTCCATCGGCGAGCATCGCCGGATCGTATCTGTACGGCGCAACCTTTGCACTGGGATGGACCGCGTGCGTCGGTCCGATCCTGGGAGCGCTGCTCACCCTGCTGGCAACACAGGGGATCGCCATCCTCCAGGGTGCGGTGCTGTCGTTCATCTATGCGCTGGGGCTGGGATCGCCATTGATCATCGTAGCGACCTTCTTCAGTCGCCTGGGGACTGGCTCGCCTGTCTGGAAAGCGCTGCGCGGGCGCGGATTCACCCTGAGCATCGGCGGGTACACCCTCCACCTGCACACCACCAGCCTGATCAGCGGGGCGCTGCTCGTTCTCATGGGGTTACTGCTGGCAACCGGGCAACTGACGGCGCTGAGCGAATGGACCCAGCGCACCCCGCTGGCGCAGTGGGCGCTCAGCCTGGAGCAGTGGGTGCAACGCATCTTCTTTGGGCAGTAG
- a CDS encoding NAD(P)/FAD-dependent oxidoreductase — MHLAIVGAGMAGLSAAREMRRRRPDLMITIYEKSRGFGGRVATRRRDGFVFDHGAQVIKAPDASMEHLLTAELPIEELRRMDRPVYVFHTDGTIAEGDLTLNAEPSWFYASGLNRLGKLLAADLDVRLDTRVTALRREAGSARWMLFDAQGAHVGTADAVLLTPPAPQTAEILAMSDFDPPLRDMLVRELIHVPYRRCLTMTLAYNRPIERPFYALVNVDRQHPMAWLALEHTKGSERCPPGHSLLIAQMAGPFSMQQWDAPAEELASAVIEIVSMALGEDLRQPLWYDRQGWRYALPDGMANPAVLNTTQTGLFFAGDYTVGLGRIHLAIRSGQEVADTIANWLR; from the coding sequence ATGCACCTGGCAATCGTTGGCGCCGGGATGGCCGGTCTCAGCGCAGCGCGTGAGATGCGTCGGCGACGACCCGATCTGATGATCACCATCTATGAGAAGAGCCGCGGCTTCGGCGGGCGCGTTGCCACACGGCGTCGCGATGGGTTTGTCTTTGACCACGGTGCACAGGTCATCAAGGCACCGGATGCCAGTATGGAACATCTGTTGACCGCCGAACTTCCCATCGAAGAGTTGCGACGCATGGATCGCCCGGTCTATGTCTTCCACACCGATGGGACAATCGCTGAGGGCGACCTGACACTCAATGCCGAACCATCCTGGTTTTATGCCAGTGGTCTCAACCGGTTGGGAAAGTTACTCGCTGCCGACCTCGACGTGCGCCTGGACACGCGTGTTACTGCGCTGCGTCGGGAAGCGGGAAGCGCGCGTTGGATGCTGTTCGACGCGCAGGGTGCGCACGTCGGAACCGCTGATGCAGTGTTGTTGACACCGCCGGCGCCGCAGACCGCAGAAATCCTGGCGATGAGCGATTTTGACCCGCCGCTGCGCGATATGCTGGTGCGCGAACTGATTCACGTGCCGTATCGACGCTGCCTGACAATGACCCTGGCGTACAATCGACCGATCGAGCGGCCGTTTTACGCCCTGGTCAATGTTGATCGGCAGCATCCCATGGCCTGGCTGGCGCTTGAGCACACGAAAGGATCAGAGCGCTGTCCACCCGGTCACAGTCTGCTGATCGCGCAAATGGCAGGACCCTTCAGCATGCAGCAGTGGGATGCGCCTGCTGAGGAACTGGCGTCGGCGGTGATCGAGATCGTCAGTATGGCGCTTGGGGAGGATCTGCGCCAGCCGCTGTGGTATGATCGTCAGGGATGGCGCTACGCCCTGCCGGATGGAATGGCTAACCCGGCGGTGTTGAACACGACCCAAACCGGGCTATTCTTTGCTGGCGACTATACTGTTGGGCTTGGACGCATTCACCTGGCGATCAGGAGTGGGCAGGAGGTCGCCGACACAATTGCCAATTGGCTCCGATGA
- a CDS encoding Uma2 family endonuclease, with translation MTVEAHANSLKITRSDGLEVDLVPLQGLWTEQQYLRLTEQTNHLIEFTDGAIEVLPMPTSRHQTILLLLYERFKTAVQPTGGKVLVAPLRLRLRPGKFREPDILLLRSAGDPRYQDAFWLGADLVIEVVSPDRPERDTEEKVRDYAEAGIPEYWIVNPLDETVTVLTLEDQAYALHGIFHRGQRAISKLLDGFGIEVDEIFDAQ, from the coding sequence ATGACGGTCGAAGCGCACGCCAATTCATTGAAAATCACGCGCAGCGACGGGCTGGAAGTCGATCTGGTGCCGCTTCAGGGACTCTGGACCGAGCAGCAGTACCTGCGATTGACCGAACAGACCAACCATCTGATCGAGTTTACCGACGGCGCCATCGAGGTGCTGCCGATGCCGACCAGTCGCCATCAGACGATTCTGTTGCTGCTGTACGAACGTTTCAAGACGGCAGTGCAGCCGACAGGCGGGAAAGTGCTGGTGGCGCCGCTGCGTCTGCGGCTGCGTCCAGGCAAGTTCCGCGAACCCGACATTCTCTTGTTGCGCTCTGCCGGTGATCCCCGGTATCAGGACGCCTTCTGGCTCGGCGCCGATCTCGTCATTGAGGTTGTCAGCCCTGACCGACCGGAGCGCGATACTGAGGAAAAGGTGCGCGACTACGCCGAAGCAGGCATTCCCGAATACTGGATCGTCAATCCGCTCGATGAGACGGTAACGGTTCTTACGCTAGAAGACCAGGCGTATGCGCTGCATGGCATCTTTCACCGGGGTCAGCGCGCAATCTCAAAACTGCTCGACGGATTCGGCATCGAGGTTGATGAGATTTTCGATGCACAATAG
- a CDS encoding TlpA family protein disulfide reductase → MRFRLLIFLLLALLLVACAQQPTRSGQVTPVFAFTEAVVGPNRIALGLIRDGSPVNDPGAKIHLRFFDLNDTSSPVRFETDAIYYGQGLPAAIYVAYPTFDRAGSWGIEVQTTLSGQSEPTVARLRLEVKERSDVPNVGDKAIPVKTLTVRDVPDPSYLSSGRVDDLSMYQISLDAALQNGKPTALLFATPAFCRTAVCAPSLGVMQELQKTYGDRINFIHVEVFRHPFRESFEAQSAVFQKLAQEGRAPTLEERNVGLSDPMIAWGLQSEPWLFLIDANGTIVARYEGGITREEMTPALENLIAGRPPRGGS, encoded by the coding sequence ATGCGTTTCAGATTGCTGATATTTCTTCTGCTGGCGCTACTCCTCGTCGCATGCGCGCAGCAGCCGACACGTTCCGGTCAGGTGACGCCGGTCTTTGCCTTCACCGAAGCGGTTGTGGGTCCGAACCGCATTGCGCTGGGTCTGATTCGCGATGGTTCGCCGGTCAATGATCCGGGTGCGAAGATTCACCTGCGCTTCTTCGATCTGAACGATACCAGTTCACCGGTCAGATTCGAGACCGATGCGATCTACTACGGTCAGGGGCTTCCCGCAGCCATCTACGTCGCCTATCCGACGTTCGACCGGGCGGGGAGTTGGGGGATCGAGGTGCAAACAACCCTCAGCGGTCAATCAGAACCGACGGTCGCACGCCTGCGTCTCGAAGTCAAAGAACGTTCGGATGTACCGAATGTCGGCGATAAGGCGATACCTGTCAAAACGTTGACTGTGCGTGATGTGCCCGATCCGTCATATCTTTCGTCTGGTCGGGTCGACGATCTTTCGATGTACCAGATCAGCCTGGATGCAGCGTTGCAGAACGGCAAGCCGACGGCGCTGCTGTTTGCGACGCCAGCGTTCTGTCGCACGGCAGTGTGCGCTCCCAGCCTGGGTGTGATGCAGGAGTTGCAGAAAACCTACGGCGATCGCATCAACTTCATCCATGTCGAGGTTTTCCGCCATCCGTTCCGTGAGTCGTTCGAGGCGCAATCCGCAGTCTTCCAGAAACTGGCGCAGGAAGGGCGCGCCCCCACACTCGAAGAGCGCAACGTAGGGCTTTCCGATCCAATGATCGCCTGGGGATTGCAATCGGAACCGTGGTTGTTCCTGATCGACGCGAATGGCACGATTGTCGCCCGGTATGAGGGGGGCATCACCCGTGAGGAAATGACCCCAGCACTGGAGAACCTGATCGCTGGCAGACCGCCGCGGGGCGGGAGTTAA
- a CDS encoding gamma-glutamyl-gamma-aminobutyrate hydrolase family protein, with protein sequence MSHAHRPIIGVPCLVGIAHFARDDAWFPKIYGNVIDYLQAVEAAGGAPMLIHLTTNDDVLNTLYQQIDGLLLAGGEDIDPASYGAPRHPRLGNPDPLQDDVEIKLTRRALQDGKPILAICRGIQLLNVACGGTLYQDIPSEIPGALNHNESTDRQDMRYLAHPVLIDSDSRLADLLGATEAMVNTLHHQALRDVASALRVTARAPDGVIEAVEAGSSAWVVGVQCHPEMLWNGADPRWSRVFQAFVQAAGGVNVERSTFNLQRSTFLPSTLNLQRSNFQPSTLQPSTLQPSTLQPYNL encoded by the coding sequence GTGTCTCACGCGCACCGCCCGATCATCGGCGTTCCATGCCTGGTTGGTATCGCCCACTTTGCCCGAGACGACGCCTGGTTTCCCAAAATCTACGGGAACGTTATTGATTATCTCCAGGCAGTCGAAGCAGCCGGAGGCGCCCCGATGCTCATCCATCTCACCACAAATGATGATGTGCTGAACACGCTCTACCAGCAGATCGACGGATTGCTCCTGGCTGGCGGTGAAGATATCGATCCCGCATCCTACGGCGCCCCGCGCCATCCGCGACTGGGCAACCCCGATCCGTTGCAGGACGATGTCGAGATCAAACTGACCCGACGTGCGCTCCAGGATGGGAAGCCGATCCTGGCGATCTGTCGCGGTATTCAACTCCTGAATGTCGCGTGTGGCGGCACGTTATACCAGGACATCCCTTCAGAAATTCCAGGCGCTCTGAACCATAATGAGTCGACCGACCGGCAGGACATGCGATACCTGGCGCATCCGGTCCTTATCGATTCCGACTCACGGCTGGCGGATCTGCTCGGTGCAACCGAAGCGATGGTCAATACGCTGCACCACCAGGCGCTGCGCGACGTCGCGTCAGCGTTGCGCGTCACTGCTCGCGCTCCGGATGGCGTCATCGAAGCGGTCGAAGCAGGATCATCGGCATGGGTCGTAGGCGTGCAATGCCACCCGGAGATGCTATGGAACGGCGCCGATCCACGCTGGTCGCGGGTGTTCCAGGCATTTGTGCAGGCAGCGGGGGGGGTGAACGTTGAACGTTCAACGTTCAACCTTCAACGTTCAACGTTCCTACCTTCAACCCTCAACCTTCAACGTTCCAACTTTCAACCTTCAACCTTACAACCTTCAACCTTACAACCTTCAACCTTACAACCTTACAACCTTTAA
- a CDS encoding fumarylacetoacetate hydrolase family protein, producing the protein MRLVTFQFVDRQPRVGVLLGSAVIDLAAAAPLVFEDPPQPPWSLLDVLGGVPDGMGLDGAAEIVAAVIDQIGGVDDEHLVLQSGSLMIGGVEMLIPLDEARLLPPLPRPSSLRCFESSEQHMAALARLHGGGIPYFWYERPLFAFGNHAAMYGSEAYVPLPRTVAFDYELEVACVIGRSGRDISPEEAGDYIAGYLLLNDWTARDVQREELIAGFAFSKSKDAATSIGPWLATPDELQEYALDDGQFNLTLIARVNGVEQSRGNLRDLTYSFAQMIAIASEGCTLFPGDMIACGAIGGSLLEATNGQGPWLEPDDLVELEAGGLGILRNRIVA; encoded by the coding sequence ATGCGTCTGGTCACCTTTCAGTTCGTTGATCGTCAGCCGCGGGTTGGCGTGCTGCTCGGCAGTGCCGTTATCGATCTGGCGGCAGCGGCGCCGCTCGTCTTTGAAGATCCGCCCCAGCCGCCCTGGAGTCTGCTCGATGTGCTGGGTGGCGTGCCGGACGGTATGGGGCTCGATGGCGCGGCGGAGATCGTAGCGGCGGTGATCGATCAGATCGGCGGTGTGGATGATGAGCATCTCGTTCTACAGTCCGGTTCTCTGATGATCGGCGGCGTCGAGATGCTTATCCCGCTCGACGAGGCGCGCCTGTTGCCGCCATTGCCGCGCCCTTCCAGCCTGCGCTGCTTTGAATCCAGCGAACAGCACATGGCGGCGCTTGCCCGTCTGCACGGCGGCGGGATCCCCTATTTCTGGTATGAACGACCACTCTTTGCCTTTGGCAATCACGCAGCCATGTATGGTTCCGAAGCATATGTGCCACTCCCACGCACCGTCGCTTTCGATTATGAACTCGAGGTGGCGTGCGTTATCGGTCGCAGCGGACGCGACATTTCCCCTGAAGAGGCGGGCGATTACATTGCCGGGTATCTGCTGCTCAACGACTGGACGGCGCGTGACGTCCAGCGCGAGGAACTGATCGCCGGGTTCGCCTTCAGCAAGAGTAAAGATGCAGCGACCTCCATCGGTCCCTGGCTTGCCACGCCGGACGAACTCCAGGAATATGCCCTCGACGATGGTCAGTTCAATCTGACCCTGATCGCTCGCGTCAACGGCGTCGAACAGTCGCGTGGCAACCTTCGCGATCTGACGTACTCTTTTGCCCAAATGATTGCGATTGCTTCCGAAGGGTGCACCCTGTTCCCCGGCGACATGATCGCCTGCGGCGCGATTGGCGGTTCACTGCTCGAGGCGACCAATGGACAGGGACCCTGGCTCGAACCTGATGATCTGGTCGAGCTTGAGGCTGGCGGGCTGGGTATTCTCCGCAACCGCATTGTCGCCTGA
- a CDS encoding glycosyltransferase family 87 protein, which translates to MNNVQRYVWFHGITLILAALLTATVATAITHPPMCDVGAGEDVGCARGFETRERDGYGSFRWTDGDARVTLIASGYGAPGIVEIVMAAPRPPETPSPSITLSVATTSVAVTPSDAPRRYLLLLRPDPLAGEAFHITIRSDTWKPPNDRRNLGVLVYHAGVASSRSLALPSVQHILALLAIGLSVSLVGRNAISLIGRTTVALTVIGGCGVLWVWLPARTVPFFPFYAVLLGSVALLFAWLERREPRHVPTADLRPALLAASGGVALDALLVAGVARGEWSVPVIAAQAACVVWGMWHSIGRTLTLSGVLRIALVVRLTALTTRLLSGEIGSDPDVELFYNYGRATLELGLPVVEYPSGALIPWAILALPASRELFALALPLCNTIADLVIVLAIWSMSERRSSASGNTGLACFYALSPLLLPFWHGKYDPLPTAFLALGLMAYTYGRMVWSGAALGIGGALKWTPWLAAATLALGMLRSRSSRAPASLWAFAAGGMMAVAATSIPFALIDWDRFLAPYTLQGGRAITGESVWFLAVLITAPDHWARLPAPWGSVETGGTMMGIAIGVQGIVLASLTLSALRFPSLAWRPAALAALTPAAFLLLNRVFSPQYMVTITAALLIACTIVGQSPRHTRGIVVLLTIAQAANLLIWPNTVPWWPLPSAVLFAVALAALAWLTVMTVRKGRAAD; encoded by the coding sequence GTGAACAACGTGCAGCGATACGTCTGGTTCCATGGCATTACGCTGATCCTGGCGGCGCTGCTGACGGCTACCGTCGCAACCGCCATCACCCATCCGCCAATGTGCGACGTCGGCGCTGGCGAGGATGTCGGGTGCGCCCGTGGCTTCGAGACGCGCGAGCGCGACGGGTACGGTTCGTTTCGCTGGACAGACGGCGATGCACGTGTGACGTTGATCGCTTCTGGTTATGGTGCGCCGGGCATCGTCGAGATCGTCATGGCAGCGCCTCGTCCTCCTGAAACGCCGTCCCCATCGATTACGCTGTCGGTGGCCACAACATCGGTCGCGGTTACGCCGTCGGATGCCCCTCGCCGTTACCTGCTGCTGCTTCGCCCTGATCCGCTCGCGGGTGAGGCCTTCCACATCACGATTCGGAGTGATACATGGAAACCGCCCAACGACCGCCGCAATCTCGGCGTGCTTGTCTATCATGCTGGCGTGGCATCTTCCCGGTCGCTGGCGCTTCCATCGGTGCAGCATATCCTCGCATTGCTGGCGATCGGTCTGAGCGTCAGTCTGGTTGGGCGCAATGCCATAAGCCTGATAGGGCGAACCACGGTTGCGCTGACAGTCATTGGGGGGTGTGGCGTGCTATGGGTCTGGCTGCCGGCGCGCACCGTTCCGTTTTTCCCGTTCTATGCGGTGCTGTTGGGGAGTGTGGCGCTCCTGTTTGCCTGGCTGGAACGTCGGGAACCGCGCCATGTGCCGACGGCGGATCTTCGACCTGCGCTCCTGGCAGCGTCCGGCGGCGTGGCGCTCGATGCGCTCCTGGTGGCAGGCGTTGCGCGGGGGGAGTGGAGCGTGCCAGTGATTGCAGCGCAGGCGGCGTGCGTCGTGTGGGGCATGTGGCACAGTATCGGACGAACCCTGACGCTTTCCGGGGTGCTGCGGATCGCACTGGTCGTTCGTCTGACGGCGCTGACAACGCGGTTGCTCAGTGGGGAGATCGGCAGCGATCCGGATGTTGAACTTTTCTACAACTACGGACGCGCGACACTGGAGTTGGGACTGCCGGTGGTCGAGTACCCTTCCGGCGCGTTGATCCCCTGGGCGATTCTGGCGCTGCCCGCGAGCCGTGAACTGTTTGCCCTGGCACTGCCGCTCTGCAACACAATCGCCGACCTGGTTATCGTCTTGGCGATCTGGAGCATGAGTGAGCGGCGTTCTTCAGCCAGCGGGAATACCGGGCTGGCATGTTTCTATGCGCTCTCGCCGCTGTTGCTCCCCTTCTGGCACGGCAAATATGATCCGTTGCCAACGGCGTTTCTGGCACTTGGGCTGATGGCATACACGTATGGTCGCATGGTGTGGAGCGGTGCGGCGCTCGGTATCGGCGGCGCGCTGAAGTGGACGCCCTGGCTGGCGGCGGCAACGCTGGCGCTGGGGATGCTCCGCTCGCGTTCTTCGCGCGCTCCTGCATCGTTGTGGGCATTTGCAGCGGGCGGTATGATGGCAGTGGCAGCGACCTCGATCCCATTTGCGCTGATCGACTGGGATCGCTTTCTGGCGCCATACACCCTGCAAGGCGGGCGCGCCATTACCGGTGAAAGCGTATGGTTTCTGGCAGTGTTGATAACTGCACCAGATCATTGGGCGCGTCTTCCGGCGCCGTGGGGATCGGTGGAAACCGGCGGGACGATGATGGGGATCGCCATTGGCGTGCAGGGTATTGTCCTTGCGAGCCTGACCCTGAGCGCACTGCGTTTTCCATCATTGGCATGGCGTCCGGCAGCATTGGCGGCGCTGACACCAGCGGCATTCCTGCTGCTGAACCGGGTATTCAGTCCGCAATACATGGTGACCATCACGGCGGCGCTGCTGATCGCCTGTACCATCGTTGGTCAATCGCCACGCCACACGCGCGGAATTGTTGTGCTGTTGACCATTGCCCAGGCAGCCAATCTGCTGATCTGGCCCAACACGGTTCCGTGGTGGCCCCTGCCGTCGGCGGTGCTGTTTGCGGTTGCTCTGGCGGCGCTGGCGTGGCTTACGGTCATGACGGTGCGAAAGGGACGCGCCGCCGATTGA
- a CDS encoding ester cyclase, with protein sequence MYVEAHRAIARYAAEAVWNQGRLEVIDDVFDHNFINHDPSAQQVRSAKALKRWIERLRIAFPDMHMTIEDLIAEGDRVVIRWKWTGTHTGFFGSIPPSYNAVTLHGITIERFANGKIAEAWWSYDGSAMMLQIGAFPMALEVGR encoded by the coding sequence ATGTATGTCGAAGCCCATCGCGCGATTGCGCGATATGCCGCCGAAGCGGTGTGGAATCAGGGACGCCTGGAGGTCATCGACGACGTTTTTGATCACAACTTCATCAACCACGATCCATCGGCGCAACAGGTGCGCAGCGCGAAAGCGCTCAAGCGCTGGATCGAGCGGTTGCGCATCGCGTTCCCGGATATGCACATGACGATCGAGGACCTGATTGCTGAAGGTGATCGGGTTGTGATTCGCTGGAAATGGACGGGGACGCACACCGGGTTCTTCGGGTCGATCCCTCCCAGCTACAATGCCGTCACCCTGCACGGTATCACGATTGAGCGATTTGCCAATGGCAAGATTGCCGAGGCCTGGTGGAGTTACGATGGCTCGGCGATGATGTTGCAGATTGGGGCATTTCCGATGGCGCTGGAGGTTGGACGCTGA